The following DNA comes from Brassica oleracea var. oleracea cultivar TO1000 chromosome C5, BOL, whole genome shotgun sequence.
ATGAACCTTCTGACTCCACTTGGAGAGAGTTGGATATTGAAGAAAGCTTGAGTACCTTAAGGTTTGAGAGGTTGGCAAGCGAACCCAACGAGAAGAAACCACGGGATTCAATGCTACCAATAGCAGAGGGCACCTTACCAGTCATTTGGTTTGATGAGAGATCAAGAACTCGGAGTCTAGTCAAGCTGGTTAAGCATAATGGAAACTCACCTATGAGTTGGTTATGGCTGAGGTCGAGCTCTTGCAGATTTTTCAACTCGCAAATCCCTAGATTAACAAATTTATATATGAACATTTGGATTCACGAGCACCATTCTTAATTGAACGTTTAAAAGGCTTGACTAAACTTGCCTTGCAATTGCCCCCAGCCTGTAAATTCGTTACGACTTAGATCCAGAGCTTTCAACTTTCTCAGGTCAGCTAAACCTGCCACAAGACAAAACCACATAAAGGAAAGGAAGATACTTACACGTGACCGACCAGGATGTTGTCAGTGACAAGTAAAATAGATACTTACCTTGTACAGGTGTGGAGTTGTCAAATCTGTTTCTACTCAGGTCCAGCAGTTCCAAGTTGGTCAGATATTTAAGTTCTGGAAAGGATCCCAAGAGAATGTTCAGAAAGAACTGAAAAGACACGATCTGCTGGATAAGGAAATTGAAAAGCAAACCTTTAGCAGGAAAGGGACCATCCATGTTGTTACCACGAAGAAACAAAGTTGTAAGTGATTTTGCGGAGCTGAGAAAAGGTAAAACCATGTTGTCAAATTGATTGTAAGAGAGAACCAGTATCTCTAGGTTTCTTAATCTCCCTAGACTTTGGTAACCTGCAAAAGAATAAAATCTTGTCAGCAAGGGTATGCATCACTGAACTTAAGACGGTATGATCTGGGAAAGAAGTCTGGTATACCTTCAACGAACGAGGCATTGACCTATTAAAGGAAGTTCATGGAGGGCAAGGCCAGTCACCCGTCTAGTTGTACGATTACACTTAACTCTCTCCCACTTGCAACAATCACTCACTGTGTCATTACTCCAAGTATCAAAAGTGTCGTCTTCCTTGATCGATGAGAGCAGCAGGTATGTCTTGAGCTCCAACAAACCCCTTCCTTTCTTTCTCAACACAGCTCTTGTAACGATGAATCTGCCCCATCACTATCATCACCCACATCAGAATTTGAACTAGGAACATTCTCCTCTCCATTGAAATGATCCAATAACCAAAAAGAAAGCAGAAACTTTTGGGGGAAAAAAGATTGTGAATTCAATATGTTGGAGAGCCTCCATGTTTATGAGTATTCTTTCTTTATGAAATTATAAAAGAAAACAAGTTGCAGAAAGAGACGGTAGTTTAACAAAGTCAAACTCTTTCTAGTCAACACTCAAGAAGCATATGATAATGATATATACCTGTGGGCGTACAGCATTGTCTAACTGGACCAAGCTTTGTGCAAAGTCAACTCAGAAAAAAAAAGAGTCAATGTACTAACAAAGAATGTTGTAAATCTTCTATCATAGAATGCGGATACCAGGAGTCGCTTTCTGTTGATAAATTCAAAAAAAATCTTCTTCTAGTTTTGACCAAGTTCAGTTTCTTTAGATTATTTTCATTGCAATTGCAATTTTCAAGCTTTGTTCGATTTGTAATGTGAAAACCACCTAACTTCAGTCACTTCTATCAAGCATTTAAGGTTAGTCAGAGAGGTCTTCTCAATATACAGAATTCAATAGCGAGCTCTATGAAAAAAAAAGCAAAGATGAAGATGTTGGTACTGGTGTAGTCTCAGATCAAATGGCTTCGTTCCAATTTGCCTTCCTGTGAATCGCACTGCTTCGAAACTTGAATAGATGTTTAGGGGTTTAACAAAATATAATCACTTTTGGAAAAAAAAAAAAAAGAAAAAAAACTTCATCGACGGTCACGATCAATTCATACATCAATCAACGGACTATAGATCGTCACGTGCAGAATCGGACTTTTCAAGGTTTGAATTTCTCTATTGAATCCGGCTTCGATCTTGTTTACTGAAACTGAACATTCGCTTCCTGATCCTAGCTAGATTTCGATATGCAATAAAATGGTTTCATCAGGAATGTGATTAGTGAGTTAAAGTTGTAAGCTTTGACTCAATTCTTATAGACATAATGGACCTTTCATGAGCTTTTCACCCTTGTGATCTTCACCAATCTATGGGTTTGTTCTCTCTTTCGAGATTTTTGTCTTGTCTTGAAAAATCTGCTAACAGATTGAAAGAAGATGCATTACATGGATTTGTTTAGTAAAGCTGGTAACATATTTAGGCAGCCTAGAGCTTTGCAGGCCGCCAACGCTATGTTACAGGGCAATCTTTCTTTGACTCCCTCCAAACTCTCTTTGTTGGAGGTCAGAGACTCCAAAACTAAGACTATATAGTCTTCTCTTTTCTGTTTTTGATTGTCTTTAAGAATCTCATCACCAACTACTGATGTCGATATCTTGAAAGATGTTTTTGGCAGATTTGGCAAAATTGTTGATGGTAGCTGAATCATTTTCCCATTGGTTTGTCTTCCTCATTTTTTCTGGACTAATATATATACTTTTTGTTCATCATAGTCGTAGTGATTTCGGACCGTGAGACTGGTGTATCGAAGGGATTTGGTTTCGTAACATACGATTCGATTGATGCTGCTACTAAGGCAATGCAACAGATGAATGATCAGGTGTTACCAATTTTTCCAGCTTCTTTGGTTACTGAAAGATATAACATGAGTCTAGCTAGTTTCTTTCTCGCTTTGCTTTCTTTCATTACCCTTTAAGATCTTCTGATGCTATGACATATGTGTAGCGAACCGTTTGTTTTCTTGCTTTGTTTATCTCATTTTCCTTTGACGATAAGTTTAATGATTTGGTACTGCATTGGTGCTTCAGACCACAATAGAATTGTTCTTTCTTTGCTTGGTTTTGTCTATCCGCCGCCATTTATGGAGTTTCCTGTTTAAACAGGAACTTGATGGGCGAGTAATTGGAGTGAACCCAGCCGATTCAGGAGGCGGTGGAGGTGGTTTAGCAAGACGGGGAGGTCGTGGTGGATTTGGACGTGGAGGCTATAACTTCGTTCGTTAACTTGGGATCCAGAATGTCTATCAACAAGATCTGATTAATCTATTGTTTGATTTTCTCTTCACAAAGACCAACATTTTGTTATAAGTTCAGTGAAGCTTGAACAAACAGATCAAGTGGCTGCCAAAAACATTTATTGATTCAATGGAGTTTTCACACATTCAAAGGAAAAGAAGTACAGTTTTTTTGAGATATGAATAATGAGTTTAGCAGCTTTCGCTCAATGGAGCTAATTACCATAGATAGAGGCATTTAGTCCAACGAGTTTATGAGAGGTTCAAACTTGAAGATAAGCCAGTCTGCTTGTGCTGCAACAGCTTCACGAAGCTGAACTCCGGCGTAGCATATGAACAAATCTGCGCCACCAGGTTTACGTGCCTGCAAGTGAATAAGTTTTTAGTTAGCTGCTCATCTGAGATCTCTTTGTTATGTGTAAATTCTCAATTAATGAAAAGCTAAACGTACTTCGAGATCAGTAGCACCATCTCCAATCATGGCCATAGTCTTGTAGAGACGACCCTGAAAAAAACCATCTCTCATTGGTAAAGAGTGTTGTATTCAACAAGACTAATGGAGCTTGCTAAGTAAGAAAAGTTTGATGAACCTTTCGTATTTGTTGCACTGCTTTGGCTTTGCCTCCACTTCTTGATGTAGGTTCATTCTCATCAAAGCCCACAAACTCGCCAGAGTTTCCAAATAGAATGTTGTTGGCAAAGATATTCTCTCGAGGGATGCCAAGAATCGACGCTACGGGCTAGAGTGTAAACAAACTCATTCAAAACGTTATCACCATTATTCTACTGGTCTACTAATGAACTGATGCAACGAAAGCGAAGAAACAACTAGAATGAAAGGAGAGATAGAGAAAGTACATTGATCATCTGCCGAAAACCTCCAGATATCAAATAGACATCAATTTTATTAGCTCTGAGCTTCTTGACTAACTCTTCAATGCCAGGGGACAGTCTTCAGAAACCAAGGAAACAAAGTATATTATTAAATTCAGAAGCAATATGGACCCGGCCTGTTGTTCTACATATCTTGTGCGAGATCAAGCAAGCTAGATGTTAACCACTCTTTTGGTCAAAGTCTATTTGAAGAGATGAGCTTGGCTAATGGAACACTTAAAGAGTGAGACAAATCAACATATCCAAAGTAAACAAAATGAGTACCTAGGGGGTCTCTTTTGGAGATATTCCTCGACTTTGGAAAGAGAAGGCTTGAACAAAGAAAGTCTTGCGGCTAGAGCTTCTTCAAATGGAACAGATCCACCCATTGCTCTAAGAAAGCAATACTCAGTATAATAACTCACACAAGGCCTATGATAAATAATCAGAGAGCTCCAATGTATATATATACTTGGGTTGAGATGGAAGTAAAACCTGGCAGTCCATTCAGCAACAGCCTTTCCAGCACCACAAAACTCAGCAAGTTCATCAATACCTTCATCCACACAAACCGTGCTATCCACATCGAAGCATACAGCTTCAACATCTCTCCAAAGATCCATAATTTCTATAAATAAATAAACAGCAGTAGGAACTCAGCTGCTCAACATACATGATCTATAAATTTTTCAAAAGCTAATAACTTATTTCAAATAACTCTTTGATCACACCTCCTAAATAATATAAACCTGCTTTAACAATTGTACAACCAATGTGCTAAGATGTTATCATCCCCTAAACCCAAACACAACATTAAGATTCCAATGTAATAGTTAGTAGTTACCTTTAGAAGGAACAATGTTTCCTTCGTTCCCCAAAGCTGACAACTCCTGCGGCTGCACAGAAGTAGTCACAGGACGGAGCAATTTGGGATGGTTCATGATGGAGACACGCCCACTTCTACAATGATAACTTTTAAACTCAAGGCAAGAGAAATTAGCAGAAACTGATGAGAGCTTTCTAGAGGCAACCCGAAGTGGCACACCCCTGGAAGTAATTAATGCTTCCATCAAACTTGGAGCTGCCAACCCACAATAAAACAACAGTTTCCAATTAAGTCTTGACATTTAATTCGATCCTCAACTCATACAATAAAAGCAGAAACCAAAAAGACAAAAAAAAATTTAATCTTAAGACATCAAAAAAAAAGTAAACTAACTTCACAAAAATGCGCATAGAACATAACCCTCTCTAACTCACGTACACCGAACTAATATAGATTCTCATCAGAAAAAATCGAGAATTTGAACAGCTATAACGTAAAATGAAAACGTGTTTCGATACAATGGTTGTAGATTTTAAAGTTCCAGGTGATAAAGAAGCAAACTAACTTCCGCACCCGCGAGGAAGAAGAAGAGGGAACGAAAGTTATCAAACCGGGAAAATCGCCGGCGGTCGTCTTCGGCAGCTGGTCGTGGG
Coding sequences within:
- the LOC106344439 gene encoding glycine-rich RNA-binding protein 6, mitochondrial: MHYMDLFSKAGNIFRQPRALQAANAIISSPTTDVDILKDVFGRFGKIVDVVVISDRETGVSKGFGFVTYDSIDAATKAMQQMNDQELDGRVIGVNPADSGGGGGGLARRGGRGGFGRGGYNFVR
- the LOC106343683 gene encoding phosphoserine phosphatase, chloroplastic, which translates into the protein MEALITSRGVPLRVASRKLSSVSANFSCLEFKSYHCRSGRVSIMNHPKLLRPVTTSVQPQELSALGNEGNIVPSKEIMDLWRDVEAVCFDVDSTVCVDEGIDELAEFCGAGKAVAEWTARAMGGSVPFEEALAARLSLFKPSLSKVEEYLQKRPPRLSPGIEELVKKLRANKIDVYLISGGFRQMINPVASILGIPRENIFANNILFGNSGEFVGFDENEPTSRSGGKAKAVQQIRKGRLYKTMAMIGDGATDLEARKPGGADLFICYAGVQLREAVAAQADWLIFKFEPLINSLD